The DNA window GCAGCGACGGCGCTGCGCTGCGCGTCGAGGTGTGCGCGGTAGGCCCGTGACGGTGCCGACGTGACGTCCAGCCGGTGACCCGCTTCCGGGCGGGTTCGCGCCAGCCCGGACACGCCGCCGGCATACGAGGTCAGGGGATCCTCGGCCAGTTCGACGATGTACTGGCCCGAGCCGTTCTCGTCGATGGTGGCTCGTTGGCTGGCCGAGGTCTTGCCGTCGGGTCGACGATCGGCCCCGTCGGTCAGGGTGACCCTCTTGTCGTCGCCGGGGGCGAAGTAACTGACGGCACCGCCGTTACCCGATGGCCCAACGGGGGCCGCCGACGCCGGTCCCGCGACACCGGTCGCGCCGATGACCACGGCGAAGACCAGGGTTGGTATCGCTAATCTTCGCAGCTTGATTCCGCTCGTGCTGGTTGCCACGAGACTCCTCTCGATTGCTCCCTTGGGGAGCTGTCCTGATCGATCGCGACCCGCCTATGGGAGCGCTCCCCACCCAAGCCGTCGGCGGTTGATCGACGGCTTCGCAGTGGTACGGATCGCTGATGCGTATAAGATCACATCGCGTCAGCCGCACGTCAGAGCCGCACCCGGGACATCGGTCCGGCAACCGCCGCTAGTGTCCTGAGTCGTTAATTCGCCGGCAGTACGTGGCGAGGCTGTTGAGGATGTCGTCGGCGGTTCTGGTCCACACGAAGGGCTTCGGGTCGGCGTTCCACGCGTCGATCCAGGTGCGGACGTCCGCTTCGAGTTCGGCGAGGCTGCGGTGGCTTGACCTGCGGAGCTTGCGGTCGGTCAGTTCGGCGAACCAGCGCTCGACGAGGTTGAGCCAGGACGCCGAGGTCGGCGTGAAGTGCAGGTGGAACCGGGGATGCGCGGCCAGCCACCGCTGCACCGCGGGCGTCTTGTGGGTGGCGTAATTGTCCAGGACCAGGTGCAGATCCAACTCTGCGGGCGTGTTCGCGTCGACGACCTTCAGGAACTTGAGGAACTCCTGATGGCGGTGCTTGCGGTGGACCTGCCCGATGACCGTGCCGGTCGCCGGGTCGAACGCGGCGAACAGGCTGGCCACACCGTGGCGGACGTAGTCGTGGGTCTGCCGGGCGGGGACCGTGGGCATCATCGGCAGCATCGGTCGGGTCCGTTCCAGGGCCTGCATCTGCGACTTCTCGTCCACGCACAGGACCATCGCCTTGACCGGCGGATCCAGGTACAGGCCCACCACGTCGCGGACCTTCTCTACGAACAACGGGTCAGCCGAGAGCTTCCACGTGTCCACCAGATGCGGCTTGAGGCCGAACGCCCGCCAGATCCGCGACACCGCGGTCTGCGACAGCCCGGTCTCCTTGGCCATCGACCGCGTCGACCAGTGACTGTCCTGGTTGGACGGCTGCTGCTCCAACGTGCGGACGATGACCTCCTCGACCCGGTCGTCGGTGATCCGACGGGGCGCCCCAGGTCGAGGCTCATCGGTCAACCCCTGCAACCGGCGGTCCAGGAACCGGCTACGCCACTTGCCCACCATGTCCCGCGAGACACCCAACCGCTCCGCGACATGCGTGTTGACCAGGCCATCGGCGCACAACAACACGATCTTCGACCGCAACGCCAACGCCTGCGATGACTTACCCCGCCGCGCCCACCGAGTCAAACACGCACGCTCGTCATCACTCAGTTCCACCACACCACGCGGACGACCAGCCATCCCGACAGCCTACTATCTGCCGACGAATTAACGACTCAGGACACTAGGTCGCGTTTCCCAGCCGCCGCCAGAGCAGGGTGCACGCCCCGGCCAGGGCCAGACCGAGCAACGGAGCGACGCCCACCCCGGCGAGGGTGCAGGCGACCGCCAGCAGCGCCGGCGGCACCCAGCACCAGGCGGGCACGGTACGCGGCGCACGACCGCGCCGACGGGCGGCGGCTTCCGCGGCCATCGGCACCACCAGCACCGGCAGCGCGGCGGCCAGCAGGGTCAGCCAGGGCAGCACGAGGCGGTCGAAGCGCGCCACCGCCAGCACCCCGCCGAACACCGCGATCGCGAGCATGGCCGCGCGGGCCGGGACCCGCGGCGCCAGGCCGCGCATCGCCA is part of the Micromonospora cremea genome and encodes:
- a CDS encoding IS630 family transposase codes for the protein MAGRPRGVVELSDDERACLTRWARRGKSSQALALRSKIVLLCADGLVNTHVAERLGVSRDMVGKWRSRFLDRRLQGLTDEPRPGAPRRITDDRVEEVIVRTLEQQPSNQDSHWSTRSMAKETGLSQTAVSRIWRAFGLKPHLVDTWKLSADPLFVEKVRDVVGLYLDPPVKAMVLCVDEKSQMQALERTRPMLPMMPTVPARQTHDYVRHGVASLFAAFDPATGTVIGQVHRKHRHQEFLKFLKVVDANTPAELDLHLVLDNYATHKTPAVQRWLAAHPRFHLHFTPTSASWLNLVERWFAELTDRKLRRSSHRSLAELEADVRTWIDAWNADPKPFVWTRTADDILNSLATYCRRINDSGH